The genomic region CAAGTACGAGACCGCCACGATCATCACCGAGGCCGGCAACCACGGTTGGCCGTACTGCATGGGCAACCGGCAGCCGTACCGGGACCGCAGCAACACCGACGCGAGCGTGCTGACCGGCTGGTACGACTGCGACAACCTGAAGAACACCTCACCTCGCAACACCGGTCTGGTGGACATCCCGGCGGCCCGGGACAACATGATCTGGTATTCGCCCGACGGCGGGGGACCGGTCTTCCCGAAGCGCACCGACGGCAGTGGCCTGCCGACGTACGTCGCGGCCGACGCCACATACACCCAGCCCTACCTGCGCGGCGGCGGACAGGCCGTCATGTCCGGTCCGACCTACCACCGCGACCGCGTCGACACCGACAGCGGCGTGGCCTGGCCGGCGTACTGGGACGAGAAGTGGTTCATCGGCGACCAGTCGAACGCCAACAACCGTGTCGCCGTCACCGTCGACCCGGCCGGCGTGCCGCAGGCAACCCCGCCGGTGTACGCCGAGACGCTGCGGGCCATCATCCCCAGCGGCAACGGCGACACCCGGCTGCAGAGCTGGATGGACGCCAAGTTCGGCCCGGACGGCGCGCTCTACCTGCTGGACTACGGAGGCGGTTTCTTCAGCCTGCACCCCAACCAGAAGCTGATCCGGATCACCTACACCGGCGGGGCGCCCACTCCCGTACCGTCGGCGAACTCGGTGGCCGTGCAGAACAAGCCGCTGACCATCGCCTTCGACGGTTCCCGCTCCGGCGGCGTCAGCCACCGCTGGGAGTTCGGCGATGGCGCCACGTCGACCGAGGCGAACCCCCGGCACACGTACGCCACTGTCGGCACCTACACGGCGAAGCTGACAGTCACGTACGCCGACGGTGAGACGGCGACGGTGCAGTCCACTGTCACTGTGGGCTGTGCGGTGCCCGATGCCCGGCAGACCGTGTGGCTCGATGACACGGACAGCACGGTGCCGAACCGCACTGTGGGGCAGGGGTGCACCATCAACGACCTGCTCGACGACGAGAGCGCCTGGCCCGACCACAACAGCTTCGTGCGGCACGTGACAGCGGTGACCGACGCGTTGCGGGACGACGACCTGCTCAACGCCCGTGAGGCCGGCACGCTCACCCGTCTGGCCGCCGCGTCGGAGATCGGTCGGGACGGACGCACCGGCTACGAGCCGCTCTTCGACGGCACCGCCGAGTCGCTTCGCGGCTGGCAGCAGGCGCCGACCGGGTCGTTCGCGATCCAGCCGGACGGGTCGTTGCGGTCCAGCGGTGGTCTGGGAATGCTCTGGCACACAAAGGAACTCGGGGACTTCTCCCTGAGGGTGCAGTTCCGCGACATCGCGCCCGGCGACAATCGGGCCAACACCGGCGTCTTCATCAGGTTCCCCGACCTGCGGACCCCGCTGGAGCAACGCCCGCCGGGCAGCTGCGGCACCGTCGGATCGGCCCGGACCTCGCAGGCGTGGATGGCCATCTACTGCGGACACGAGATCCAGATCTACGACGGTGAGACCGGTGAGCCGCAGAAGACCGGCTCGGTCTACAACTTCGACCCCGTGCCGCTGGCCCAGGCCGGCGTCACCCCGAAGAACCAGTGGAACGACTACGAGATCCGCGTGGTCGGCCAGCACTACACCATGATCCGCAACGGTGTGGTGATCAACGAGTTCGACAACACGCCGGGCAAACAGTCCTCCCGCGCCGGCGACCCACCGACGGACCTGCGGCAGTTCCTGCGCGGCTTCATCGGCCTGCAGAACCACGGTGACAACGACCTGACCGAGTTCCGCAACATCCGCGTGCGGGAACTCTAGGAGAGACGATGCCCCGACGACTGACGGCAGCGCTGGCGGCGCTCCTGCTCACGGTGACCCCGTGGGCAGCGACGCCCGCCTCCGCCGCCCCACGCGCCGCGGACCAGGTGCTGACCTGGACCGCCGACGACGACATCACCCGCTACAAGTCCGCTCCCACCCAGGCGGTGGCCGGTGCGACAACGATCATCTGGGAGAACAGCGCGGCCACCGGAAACACCACAGGGATGCCGCACACACTGACCTTCGACACCAGCACCGAGGGCTACAACCACGACGTCACGCTGAACATCCTTGCCAACCCGTTCGACGTCAACAACGGGCGCCACGAGGCGACAGTGACGCTGACCCCGGGCCGCTACCGCTACTTCTGCACCATCCCCGGCCACAGCCAGATGGTCGGCGAACTGGTGGTCACCGACGGCGGTGGCGGCGACGACACCACACCGCCGACGGTGACCGGCGCCGTGTCGGGTGACCGCGACCAGGACGGCAACTACGTCGCCGCCGCAACGGTGACAGTGACGGCCACCGACGCGGGCTCCGGCGTGGACACCGTCGAATACCAGGTCGACGACACGAGCTTCCAGCCGTACACGCAGCCGGTGCGCGTCACGGCGATCGGCGACCACTCGGTGCAGTTCCGCGCCACCGACCAGGCCGGCAACACCAGCGCTGTCGGCTCGGTGTCGTTCCGGATCGTCGAACCGACCCAGGAGGACACCACCCCGCCGGTGGTGACGGCCGCGCTGACCGGCGACCGCGACGGCGACGGCAACTACGTCGGTACGGCCACCGCCACGCTCACCGCCACCGACGAGGGGTCCGGTGTCGCCACCATCGAGTACTCCCTCGACGGGGGCGCCTTCACCGCGTACGCGAATCCGGTCGTCGTGAACACGGTGGGGATGCACATGCTGCACTACCGGGCGACGGACGTCGCCGGAAACACGTCGGCCGAGCAGATGGCGCACTTCACAGTCGTCGCACCGCCGGCCGAGGACATCACCCCACCCACGGTCTCCGCCACGGTGGCCGGTGACCGCAACGACGACGGCGCGTACGTCGGAGGTGCGACGGTCACAGTCACCGCCACCGACGACGAATCGGGCGTGGCGAAGGTCGAGTACGCGCTCGACACCGGAGCCTGGACCACGTACTCCGGGCCGGTCACCGTCCGTGCCGTCGGCGCGCACACAGTGCGGTACCGGGCGACCGACACCGCCGGAAACACCTCCACGGAGCAGTCGACGACGTTCACGGTGGTGGCCGACGGCACCGACGCCTGCCCCGAGTCCGACACCCGGCCCACGGTGATCATCGACGGCGACGACACAGGTGTGGCAAACGTCGACACCGGCGACGGCTGCACCATCAACGATCTGATCGACGAACACGCCGACCACCCCGGCCACGCCGAGTTCGTCAGGCACGTCGAGGCGGTCACCACCGCGCTCGTGACCGCCGGCACGCTCGACCGGCGGCAGCAGGGCGCCATCGTCCGGGCCGCGGCCCGATCGGACGTCGGCGCATGAGTCCTCGAATCTCACCGACAGGGAGTACAACGATGCCCGGACGTACCGTCGTCAAGCTGGCCACCGTGAGCGCCGTCGTCGCCGCCTCGGTGCTGGCGGTGGCGCCCTCCGCACACGCCGACCTGGTCACCCACTGCATCGGCACCGGCGGCGCGGTGACCGTCCCCAACGACCTACTCGTGCCGGCCGGCAAGTCCTGCTCGCTGACCGGCACCACGATCACCGGCAATGTCACAGTCGCGGCCGGCGGCAACCTGGTGGTCACCGGTGGTCGCATCAGCGGTGAGGTACGCGTCGCCGCGGACGGCTACCTCGACGCCACCGACACGAGCGTCGACGGCCAGGTGGTGCTGGCCGCCGGAGGGTACGGCGTCTTCCTCAAGGCCGCCCAGACCGGCACCGTGACGGTGCGGCCGAAGGGCACCGCGACCATCGACAGCTTCCTGTTCGTGGAGGAGTCGACGATCGTCGGGCACGTCAACGCGAGCGCCGGTGAGGTCCGGCTCGACAGTGGAACCCAGGTGCAGCGCAACCTGAGCAGCACCGGCACCTACTACACCGATGTGCACGACTCGTTCGTCGACGGCACCCTGTCGGTGCTGAACAGCTCCACGGGCAGCGTGGTGTGCGGCAGTGCGGTCCGGGGCCGGGCCACCTTCGCCGGCAATCTGGGCGGGGTGCAGCTCGGCCCGAACGGGGTCCTCGACAGCTGCGCCTCCGGCGGCTACTGGGGTGCGGACGTCAGCATCACCAGCACCACAGGTGGCGTCACCGTGGACGACAACATCATCAACGGCCAGTTGACGGTGACGTCGAACGACCCGGCCGCCCAGGTGGCCGAGAACAACCGGATCCGCGGCGGCGTGACGGGTGACCAGGCGGACGCGACCGCCAACCGGGCCGCCCGGGTGGCCGGCCCGGATCGGGAGGAGGCCGGCGAGCAGCGGGCTGAGGTTCGCCGTACCTCGGCCGAGCGGGCAGCCAGCGCGGCGGGCGCCGCCCGGCTGTAGGTAGCCGGCACCGTAACGCCGGGCCGGACGTCAGCAGGCGTCCGGCCCGGCGCTCGTCGCCGACGTGGCCTCAGAAGCGGTGGGCGCTCACTTGATGGCGAGCGCGTTGGGCGGGGAGCCGACCCCACCCGGGATGTTCAGTGGTTTGCAGGTCAGGAAGAAGTCGTAGCGGCCGTCCTGCGCGCAGCTCGCGGCGAGCTGGTCGAGCCTCCACAGCTCGCCCATTGCCATGCCGAGCAGGGCGATCAGCGGTCGGTGCAGCATGCCGCTGTGGTTCACGCCGCGCTCGGGCGCGCGTTCGCCTGTCACCCGGAAGTCCGAGTCGATGACGGGGTCGGCCTCGACGGCGGGTGTGTCACTGGCGACGAGCGCGATCTCGTGGTCCCACAGCCACCGCAGTGTCTGCTCGCGTTGGGCCAGCCCGGGGGACCGGTTGCGGGTGTTGAACTCGATGCGCTCCGGGCGTGACTTCGACACGTAGTTCTCGGCCCAGCCGGTGCGCAGCAGCAGGATGTCGCCGCCCCGCCACTGGACGCCCTGGTCGGCGGCTATGGCGTCAAGCGTCGGCGCGTCGAGGACCACTGTCGTCTCGCAGTCGTACTCGCGGCCGTGCGTCGCGAAGAAGCGAGCTACGTCCAGCAGCACGCCCCGGCCCGCGATGCCCGACTCGGCCCAGTTGTGGATGCCCAACCGCATCGAGTCGCTCGTGTTGTCGGAGGCCGCGAGCCCGTTGTAGAAACCGTGTCGCGGATGGCCGATGTGGCGCAGCGCGTCCAGCTGCGACGTGGACTGGAGATAGAACGAGTCGAGCCAGTCGTCGCGGTGGAACTCGTTGTTGGCGAACACGTGGTGCGCCGTGGCCGGGCGGGTGCCGGTCGGGTACGGGTCGAAGGCGTTGACGGGGTAGTCGAGGTTGAACCTGCGGCCGCTGCGGACGAGTCGCGCGGCCGCCGCCACCCGCTCGGGCGTCAGGAGGTTGATGGTGCCCAGTTCGTCGTCGCGGCCGAAGACGTCCCAGCTCGAGTGGGGCGGGTCCGCGGAGGAGAGTTCGTCATAGGTCGGCATGTGGCCCTTCACCTGGAGCCTTCAGTTCGTCGCTGAGCGCGGTGGCGGTTGCCAGGAGTTGGTCGAGTGCGGTGGCAAGGTCGAGTTCCCCGGCGCCGAGGATCGCCACGGTGGCGCACATTCCCTGCTCGTCGAAGACCGGCGCCGCCATGGCGAACAGGCCGCCGCTGTGCCGGGCGATGCTGAACCCCTGCCGGCGGGCGGAGTAGATCTCGGACTCCAGCCGGGCCTTGTCAACCGCCGACATTCCCTCCGTGGCGGCGTCAAGCGCTGACGGATCGGCGTACGCGAGGAACAAGTGGGTCTGGGCCGCGGTCATGTCGAGCTTCGAGCCGGCGTGCACGGTCACTACGACCATTCGACTCGTGTCCTCCTCGACGAGGGCGACCACCGGCTCCGTGGCGCCGCGGATGCTGAGCACCGCCGTCATGCGGACGGCGGTGCGCAGCTTCCGCAGGTGGGGGCCGGCGATCTCGACGATGCGTTGGCGTCCCAGGGCCTGGATGCCCAGCTCCAGCATCAGTCCGCCGAGCGCGAACGTTCCCCGACGGGTGCCTCGTTCGAGGATGCCTGCGGCCACCATCGATGCGCAGTACCGGTAGGCCGTTGTGCGGTTCAGGCCGGTGCGTTCGGCAACGTCCGCCGCTGTGAGCTCGAGGACCCGAGGGCCGAACAGCGCTAGGATCTGGCCGACGCGCGCAACGGCCCGGATGTCGGAGCTCGAAGCCTCGGTCGGGTCAAAGTTCGCCATCGCTGAATCGTAGTTCACAGAGGGAACGTTCAGGTTTCAGTGTGACCCGTGGGGGAGTGGCGTCATCCGGCCAACCAATTGGTGAGCTTCGTCGTCACCTCGTTGAAGTTGGTGGCGTACCAGCCGACGTCCTGAAGGACCGTTTCGCCGGTATTGGCGGGGCCGTAGACCTCTACCTTCTTGGCGTTCTGCGAGAGGTTCGACTTGGCGGCGAGGTTCACCGGCGCGGTGCCGAGGGCCTCGGAGATGCCGGCGACGGCTTCGGGGCTCACCACCGTCGGCAGGAACCGTTGTGCGGCCTGGACGTTCGCCGAGCCCTTCGGGACCGCGAAGGCGTTGATGGAGGCGACCGTCACGTCCCAGACGACCGTGACGTCGGTGCCCTCGTCCATCAGCGGTACGAGTCGCGAGTCCGCAAGGAGAAACATGTCGACCTGCTTCGATCCGACCGCCTGTTGCAGCGCGCCGACGTTCGGGGCGAACGTCGTGACGTCGCGGATGCTGTCGAGCTTCTTGAGCGAGCGGTCGACGTCTAGCGGGTAGAGGTCCTTCGGGGCCACGCCGTCGGCCAGCAGCGGATATTCAAGGATGCCGTTCTGGATGTTGGTGAGGATGCCGCGCCGGCCGGGGAACTTCTGGATGTCGAAGAAGTCAGCGATCGTCTTCGGCGCCTTGCTGGCGTCCGGGAACGCCTCGGTGCGATAGGCGAACGGTGACGCGTTGATGAAGTTGCCGATGTAGCACTCGCCGATGGTGCCCTCGACGAGGTCCTTCTTGTCGACAGCGGAGAAGTCGAGCTTCTCGAAGAGGGTCCCGCAGTTCTGGGTGGCGGCCGCCGGGGCGACCGCCACCACGTCCCACAGCACGGAGTTGCTCTGCACCTGGGCCTTCACCTGGGCGACGTCCGGCGGTGAGGAATTGACGAATGTGACGTTGGGGTTCGCGGCCGTGTAGGGCTTCTGGTAGTGCTGGATCATCGCCTCCTGGCCGACCCCGCCGTACGCGACGAACGTCAGTTTGACCGGGCCGTCCGGGTCTGTCGCAGAGGCCGTCTCGCCGCCACAGGCGGCCAGCAGGGCCACGGCGGTGATCGCGCTGATGGTCGCGAGACCGCGACTAGTTCTGGTCACCATCGTCACTTCCTTCGGTATAGGTCCGTACGCGAGCCTGATTGTTCAAAGTGCGGTTCATGACTTCGTAATATGAACGCTAAGCGAGGGTGACGTGGCTGTGCAAGGGCCGTTCAGGCACGATGTTTGGAATACGTCGACTCTTGTTCACGTAGTGAACGATCAGACGGCTACGACACGTTGCTTCTCGATCCGCCACCAGGCGACGATCGGCTGGCCGACGCTCAGGTCCGTCTGCATGGCGTCGAACCTCGCGCGCCCCACCGTCCCGCCGCGGCCCAGCGAAAGCGCGGCCGTGCGGTAGGAACCCATGTAGCCGATGTCCCGGATGGTCGCGGCCACCGAGTTCGCCCCGGCCGGCGCCGCGCCACCGTCGGTGACGATGTGGACGTCCTCCGGCCGCACCACAAGGGCGACCTGCCCGCCGGCGCTCGCCCGGGACGACACGGTGCGGGAGTCGAGAGCCCAGACGTTGTCCTCCCACACCACGGTGTCGTCGGCGCTGCCGGACAGTTGGAAGACGTTCGAGTCGCCGAGGAAACGCGCGGTGAAGAGGGTCTCCGGTGCCTCGTAGAGTGATTCCGGCGTGCCCACCTGCTCGATGCGGCCTTCGTTGAAGAGCGCGATGCGGTCCGACAGGTTCATCGCCTCCTCCTGGTCGTGGGTGACGAACACGAACGTCGACCCCACCTCGCGGTGGATCCGTTGGATCTCCAGCTGCAACGAGGACCGCAGGTTGCGATCCAGCGCCCCCAGCGGCTCGTCGAGGAGCAGCGCTGTCGGGCCGAAGACGATGGCGCGGGCGAGCGCGACCCGCTGCTGCTGGCCGCCGGACAGCTGGGCGGGATAGTTGTCGTCCCGGCCGGTCAGCTGGACCAGTTCGAGCACCTCGGCGACCTTGCGCGCCGTCTCGGCCCTGGACACCCGGCGTTCGCGCAGCGGATAGGCGACGTTCTGCGCGACAGTCATGTGCGGAAAGAGCGCGTAGTTCTGGAAGAGCATCCCCAGGTTGCGCTTGTGCGGGGGAAGCGCGCTGACATCGGCCCCGTTGAACGAGATCGTCCCCGCGGTGAGCGTCTCGAACCCCGCTATCAGGTTGAGCGTCGTCGTCTTGCCGGAGCCACTGGGCCCGAGCAGCGTCATGAACTCGCCAGGTTCGATGGTGAGCGAGACGTCCGCGACGGCGGGAACCGCCAGGCCGTAGTCCTTTGTCACACCGTTGAGGCGGATCTGCGTACCGGCCCGCGGCGCAACGGATTCGGGCGCGGGCGCGACAGTGGGGGACGGCGTTGCAGGCATGCGTACTCCTAACGGGTCTTTCCTCGGCTACCCACGAACTGCAGGACGAGGCAGATGATGGTGACCGCGGTGACCACGAGGCTGGATGACGCGGCGATCGTCGGGTCGATCTCGACGGTGACGCTGTTGTACATCTGCACGGGCAGCGTCTGGAACAGCGGAGAGCGCAGGAAGAGGGCGATGACGACCTCGTCGAACGACGTCACGAACGCGAAGATGGCGCCCGTGATGATGCCCCTGCTGATCAGCGGCATCGTCACGCGCAGTAAGGTGCGGTGCGGTGGGGCGCCAAGTGACGCCGACGCGCGCAGCAGCTTCGGGTCGAACCCGCCGAGCGCGCTCGTGACCGACACCAGCACGAACGGCACGGCTATCGCGGCGTGCGCGAGCACGTAGCCGGTGATGGTCCCGACGAGCTGCCACTTCAGGAAGGAGATGTAGACAGCCACCGCGATGACGATCGCCGGCGTGACGATCGAGATCATCAGTACGGTCCGCGCGAAACGCGCCAGCCGCCCGGTCAGGTTGTGCAGGCCCAGCGCGGCGGCTGTCCCCACCACTGTCGCGAGCGTTGCCGAGAGCACTGCCACAAGCACCGAGTTGCGCAGCGAGGTCAGCCACACCGGGTTGGTGAAGAAGTTCTCGTACAGCTTGAGCGAGAAACCCTTCGGCGGGAACTGGAACGTCGACGCGGAGCTGAAGCTCATCGGGATGACGATGAGGGTGGGGAGGATGAAGTACAGCCCGACGAGGATCACGATGGCGGTCAGCCACCACGGGATCGGGTCCACCCCCCGTGCGCGTCGGCGGGTGCGGCGCGGGCGGGGCGCCGTCGTCTCGCCCGCCTCCGTCTGGATGTCACGCAACGCGCGGGTCATGGCTGATCCTTCGTACGAGTGGCGGCGACGACGCCGATAGCCGAGATGGTGCCTCCGAGGCGGTTCGCCCAGGCGACGAGCACGAGGGTGACGACGAGCACGAGCATCCCCAGCGCGCTGGCACCGGCGAAGTCGAGGAGCTGGGTCGTGCGCTGGCCGAGCAGTTGGGCGACGAGCGACTGCTGCGGCGAGCCGAGCAGGGCCGGCGTGACGTAGAAGCCGAGGCTCAGGGTGAAGACGAGGATCAGCCCGGCCACGACGCCGCCGCGCGACAGCGGCCAGTACACCTTCCAGAAGGCCCTGAGGGGATGCGAGCCGAGCCCGCGCGCGGCCAGCAGCAGTCGCCTGTCGATGCCGCTGAGCGCACTGAACAGGGGCAGCACCATGAACGGGAGCAGTACCTGGCTCATGGCGATCGTCACCCCGCC from Micromonospora profundi harbors:
- a CDS encoding OmpL47-type beta-barrel domain-containing protein is translated as MPRRLTAALAALLLTVTPWAATPASAAPRAADQVLTWTADDDITRYKSAPTQAVAGATTIIWENSAATGNTTGMPHTLTFDTSTEGYNHDVTLNILANPFDVNNGRHEATVTLTPGRYRYFCTIPGHSQMVGELVVTDGGGGDDTTPPTVTGAVSGDRDQDGNYVAAATVTVTATDAGSGVDTVEYQVDDTSFQPYTQPVRVTAIGDHSVQFRATDQAGNTSAVGSVSFRIVEPTQEDTTPPVVTAALTGDRDGDGNYVGTATATLTATDEGSGVATIEYSLDGGAFTAYANPVVVNTVGMHMLHYRATDVAGNTSAEQMAHFTVVAPPAEDITPPTVSATVAGDRNDDGAYVGGATVTVTATDDESGVAKVEYALDTGAWTTYSGPVTVRAVGAHTVRYRATDTAGNTSTEQSTTFTVVADGTDACPESDTRPTVIIDGDDTGVANVDTGDGCTINDLIDEHADHPGHAEFVRHVEAVTTALVTAGTLDRRQQGAIVRAAARSDVGA
- a CDS encoding cyclase family protein, producing MPTYDELSSADPPHSSWDVFGRDDELGTINLLTPERVAAAARLVRSGRRFNLDYPVNAFDPYPTGTRPATAHHVFANNEFHRDDWLDSFYLQSTSQLDALRHIGHPRHGFYNGLAASDNTSDSMRLGIHNWAESGIAGRGVLLDVARFFATHGREYDCETTVVLDAPTLDAIAADQGVQWRGGDILLLRTGWAENYVSKSRPERIEFNTRNRSPGLAQREQTLRWLWDHEIALVASDTPAVEADPVIDSDFRVTGERAPERGVNHSGMLHRPLIALLGMAMGELWRLDQLAASCAQDGRYDFFLTCKPLNIPGGVGSPPNALAIK
- a CDS encoding IclR family transcriptional regulator, producing MANFDPTEASSSDIRAVARVGQILALFGPRVLELTAADVAERTGLNRTTAYRYCASMVAAGILERGTRRGTFALGGLMLELGIQALGRQRIVEIAGPHLRKLRTAVRMTAVLSIRGATEPVVALVEEDTSRMVVVTVHAGSKLDMTAAQTHLFLAYADPSALDAATEGMSAVDKARLESEIYSARRQGFSIARHSGGLFAMAAPVFDEQGMCATVAILGAGELDLATALDQLLATATALSDELKAPGEGPHADL
- a CDS encoding extracellular solute-binding protein; amino-acid sequence: MVTRTSRGLATISAITAVALLAACGGETASATDPDGPVKLTFVAYGGVGQEAMIQHYQKPYTAANPNVTFVNSSPPDVAQVKAQVQSNSVLWDVVAVAPAAATQNCGTLFEKLDFSAVDKKDLVEGTIGECYIGNFINASPFAYRTEAFPDASKAPKTIADFFDIQKFPGRRGILTNIQNGILEYPLLADGVAPKDLYPLDVDRSLKKLDSIRDVTTFAPNVGALQQAVGSKQVDMFLLADSRLVPLMDEGTDVTVVWDVTVASINAFAVPKGSANVQAAQRFLPTVVSPEAVAGISEALGTAPVNLAAKSNLSQNAKKVEVYGPANTGETVLQDVGWYATNFNEVTTKLTNWLAG
- a CDS encoding ABC transporter ATP-binding protein is translated as MPATPSPTVAPAPESVAPRAGTQIRLNGVTKDYGLAVPAVADVSLTIEPGEFMTLLGPSGSGKTTTLNLIAGFETLTAGTISFNGADVSALPPHKRNLGMLFQNYALFPHMTVAQNVAYPLRERRVSRAETARKVAEVLELVQLTGRDDNYPAQLSGGQQQRVALARAIVFGPTALLLDEPLGALDRNLRSSLQLEIQRIHREVGSTFVFVTHDQEEAMNLSDRIALFNEGRIEQVGTPESLYEAPETLFTARFLGDSNVFQLSGSADDTVVWEDNVWALDSRTVSSRASAGGQVALVVRPEDVHIVTDGGAAPAGANSVAATIRDIGYMGSYRTAALSLGRGGTVGRARFDAMQTDLSVGQPIVAWWRIEKQRVVAV
- a CDS encoding ABC transporter permease gives rise to the protein MTRALRDIQTEAGETTAPRPRRTRRRARGVDPIPWWLTAIVILVGLYFILPTLIVIPMSFSSASTFQFPPKGFSLKLYENFFTNPVWLTSLRNSVLVAVLSATLATVVGTAAALGLHNLTGRLARFARTVLMISIVTPAIVIAVAVYISFLKWQLVGTITGYVLAHAAIAVPFVLVSVTSALGGFDPKLLRASASLGAPPHRTLLRVTMPLISRGIITGAIFAFVTSFDEVVIALFLRSPLFQTLPVQMYNSVTVEIDPTIAASSSLVVTAVTIICLVLQFVGSRGKTR
- a CDS encoding ABC transporter permease, whose amino-acid sequence is MPGPARRRTPSPQWLLLVPAFALITVILLVPLGQSLVRSAGSPDWTIQHYQTLFTDGVTLRVLARTAMTAAMVTVIAFLLGYPYAYLMTRVGPRLRGVLLVIVLIPFWTSVMARNFAWIIILQRNGPVHSFLEQFGLDIVLYGTVGGVTIAMSQVLLPFMVLPLFSALSGIDRRLLLAARGLGSHPLRAFWKVYWPLSRGGVVAGLILVFTLSLGFYVTPALLGSPQQSLVAQLLGQRTTQLLDFAGASALGMLVLVVTLVLVAWANRLGGTISAIGVVAATRTKDQP